From Bacteroidales bacterium, one genomic window encodes:
- a CDS encoding LytTR family DNA-binding domain-containing protein, with translation MKMRCITMDDEPLALAQMSKYIGNTPFLELVAACRNTKEAQEILSGQEIDILFADIQMPGLNGLDFVRLLPVKPLIVFTTAFPQYALDGFRVDAIDYLLKPISYKEFLRSAEKAYRQFTLLEHSKGQELPEVIFVRSEYKTIPLAIKDIIYVESRSEYVRIFTATSRPVMSLGSMKSYEEKLKDHGFMRIHRSYIINLQKIKAIERKHILLRDGKQIPIGELYEEKFRKYISG, from the coding sequence ATGAAGATGCGATGTATAACTATGGACGATGAACCTCTGGCTCTGGCACAGATGTCGAAATACATCGGGAATACACCATTTCTCGAACTGGTCGCTGCCTGCCGTAATACAAAAGAAGCACAGGAAATTCTGTCAGGACAGGAGATAGATATCCTGTTTGCCGATATACAGATGCCCGGGCTTAACGGACTGGATTTTGTCCGGTTATTGCCTGTAAAACCCTTGATTGTATTTACAACGGCTTTTCCTCAGTACGCATTGGATGGTTTTCGGGTAGACGCCATTGATTATCTGCTCAAGCCTATCAGTTATAAGGAATTTTTACGTTCAGCCGAAAAAGCATACCGGCAGTTTACTCTTTTGGAACATTCAAAGGGTCAGGAATTACCCGAAGTGATCTTTGTCCGGTCGGAATACAAAACGATTCCCCTTGCTATAAAAGATATTATCTATGTAGAAAGCCGAAGTGAATATGTGCGTATTTTTACCGCGACAAGCCGGCCGGTAATGAGTCTGGGTAGTATGAAATCCTACGAAGAAAAGCTAAAAGACCATGGATTTATGCGGATTCACCGTTCTTACATTATTAACCTGCAAAAGATAAAAGCCATAGAACGGAAACACATTCTCCTCAGAGACGGTAAACAAATACCTATAGGCGAGTTATACGAGG